Proteins from one Sulfurovum sp. TSL1 genomic window:
- a CDS encoding DNA repair exonuclease — MKIIHFSDTHLGFSDLDITNDQGVNQREADFYQAFEEVIDSIIQTKPDYVIHTGDLFHRASPSNRAITFALTQLKRLEKLGIPLIIIAGNHSTPRTSTSSPILQALSTLDNVKAIFAQRYAPVAFDDVLFHALPHINDERIIPDELDAIEAHIDPEKKNVLMMHCSVGAHYLMHEFGEWVYPKERENIFEKMDYVALGHWHGFGAVGKHPNVYYAGSTERTSSSDKREDKGYVLVDLDDTLDIGHHTLPLRRSLSFSIDADNYEEETASLDLSEINDALVEVRLFNLTASSSIDITNKELSERFKEALHVKVKREFKMVEGEKLEGDIESISLESYFVSHIKESITGEAEQERLITKAKALFAQYEEVDDDTH, encoded by the coding sequence TCATCTAGGTTTTAGTGATCTGGATATCACGAATGATCAAGGTGTCAATCAACGCGAAGCAGACTTTTATCAGGCATTTGAAGAGGTGATCGACTCCATCATCCAGACCAAGCCTGACTATGTCATACATACGGGCGATCTTTTTCACCGTGCTTCCCCTTCCAACCGCGCCATTACTTTTGCCCTTACTCAACTCAAAAGACTTGAGAAACTGGGTATCCCTCTCATCATCATTGCAGGCAACCACTCCACACCGCGAACCTCTACCTCTTCACCTATCTTGCAGGCACTCAGTACCTTAGATAATGTGAAAGCCATTTTTGCACAGCGTTATGCGCCTGTTGCTTTTGATGATGTACTTTTTCATGCTTTGCCTCACATCAATGATGAACGCATCATTCCGGATGAACTGGATGCCATAGAAGCCCATATAGACCCTGAAAAGAAAAATGTTTTGATGATGCACTGTTCTGTAGGAGCACACTACCTCATGCATGAGTTCGGAGAGTGGGTCTACCCTAAAGAACGTGAAAATATCTTTGAGAAGATGGATTATGTGGCTTTGGGGCATTGGCATGGGTTCGGTGCCGTGGGTAAACACCCCAATGTCTACTATGCAGGTTCTACAGAGCGTACAAGCAGCAGTGACAAGAGAGAAGACAAAGGCTATGTTTTGGTGGATCTGGACGATACCTTGGACATTGGGCACCATACCCTTCCCTTGCGAAGATCACTCAGTTTCAGTATCGATGCGGATAACTACGAAGAGGAGACAGCCTCACTTGACCTCTCAGAGATCAACGATGCTTTGGTTGAGGTCAGGCTTTTCAATTTGACGGCTTCCAGTTCCATAGACATTACCAACAAAGAGTTGAGTGAACGTTTTAAAGAGGCCCTGCATGTCAAAGTGAAGCGTGAGTTCAAGATGGTAGAAGGTGAGAAGCTGGAGGGGGACATTGAGTCGATCTCTTTAGAGTCTTACTTTGTCTCTCATATCAAAGAGAGTATTACAGGTGAAGCAGAACAGGAGAGGCTAATTACCAAAGCCAAAGCACTTTTTGCACAGTATGAGGAGGTAGACGATGATACTCACTAG